The following coding sequences are from one Rutidosis leptorrhynchoides isolate AG116_Rl617_1_P2 chromosome 11, CSIRO_AGI_Rlap_v1, whole genome shotgun sequence window:
- the LOC139877657 gene encoding uncharacterized protein isoform X2 translates to MTHQKWRTQLPLPALYSNVFSTVQGFHLTDDFWRHICFKFTSRLCQKYSYLLPDCASISSRILPAYSTAGSALNFNTITCRSWCRTTGWRVAAKY, encoded by the exons ATGACGCATCAAAAATGGAG AACACAACTACCATTGCCAGCCTTATATTCAAACGTCTTTTCTACCGTTCAAGGGTTTCACCTAACAGACGATTTTTGGCGACACATCTGCTTCAAGTTTACATCTCGATTGTGCCAAAAATACAGTTATTTGCTTCCAGATTGTGCTTCGATTTCTTCAAGGATACTTCCAGCGTATTCGACTGCAG GTTCCGCACTCAATTTTAACACCATTACATGCCGCAGTTGGTGTCGTACAACAG GATGGCGTGTAGCTGCGAAGTACTAA
- the LOC139877657 gene encoding uncharacterized protein isoform X1 has product MTHQKWRTQLPLPALYSNVFSTVQGFHLTDDFWRHICFKFTSRLCQKYSYLLPDCASISSRILPAYSTAGSALNFNTITCRSWCRTTGIGCLLEKQANGRRLKLN; this is encoded by the exons ATGACGCATCAAAAATGGAG AACACAACTACCATTGCCAGCCTTATATTCAAACGTCTTTTCTACCGTTCAAGGGTTTCACCTAACAGACGATTTTTGGCGACACATCTGCTTCAAGTTTACATCTCGATTGTGCCAAAAATACAGTTATTTGCTTCCAGATTGTGCTTCGATTTCTTCAAGGATACTTCCAGCGTATTCGACTGCAG GTTCCGCACTCAATTTTAACACCATTACATGCCGCAGTTGGTGTCGTACAACAGGTATTGGTTGCTTACTCGAAAAACAGGCAAATGGTAGACGCTTAAAGTTGAACTAA
- the LOC139877657 gene encoding uncharacterized protein isoform X3, with the protein MTHQKWRTQLPLPALYSNVFSTVQGFHLTDDFWRHICFKFTSRLCQKYSYLLPDCASISSRILPAYSTAGSALNFNTITCRSWCRTTEYYV; encoded by the exons ATGACGCATCAAAAATGGAG AACACAACTACCATTGCCAGCCTTATATTCAAACGTCTTTTCTACCGTTCAAGGGTTTCACCTAACAGACGATTTTTGGCGACACATCTGCTTCAAGTTTACATCTCGATTGTGCCAAAAATACAGTTATTTGCTTCCAGATTGTGCTTCGATTTCTTCAAGGATACTTCCAGCGTATTCGACTGCAG GTTCCGCACTCAATTTTAACACCATTACATGCCGCAGTTGGTGTCGTACAACAG AATAttatgtttga